A genomic stretch from Caloenas nicobarica isolate bCalNic1 chromosome 3, bCalNic1.hap1, whole genome shotgun sequence includes:
- the CAPN9 gene encoding calpain-9 isoform X3 yields the protein MPHLYQDSKPRPPALPGAARTTQGSGKSYEELKQECLRKGVLFEDPDFPACSSSLFFSEKPPIPFIWKRPGFWQHNEWLDVVIDDRLPTFNGRLVFLHSAERNEFWSALLEKAYAKLNGSYEALKGGSTIEAMEDFTGGVGEMYEVKKAPDNFCEILEKALKRCSMVGCSIDTSSAAESEARTPFGLIKGHAYSVTGIDEVRYRGQQVRLIRIRNPWGQVEWNGPWSDNSLEWRLVSPSEQKRLSQAALDDGEFWMKFEDFKVHFDKVDICNLTPDALEDSTAHKWEVTIHQGSWVRGSTAGGCRNFLETFWTNPQIKLHLTEKDDGQDDCTFIAALMQKDRRKLKKFGAEMLTIGYSIYESPSRDGHLGKDFFRYHPSKARSKTYINLREVSNRFKLPPGDYILIPTTFEPHQEADFCLRIFSEKKAITEDLDENVAIDLPEPPNPTPSPQETEEEKQFRALFEQIAGKDMEVSAEELEYVLNAVLKKTKNIKFKNLSIISCRNIISLMDTSGNGKLEFNEFTVFWEKMKKWINIFLQFDFDKSGSMSSYELRSALKAAGYQLNNYLLQLIVLRYSDEQFQIEFDDFLNCLIRLENASRVFQALSVKSKEFINLNIGEFINLAMNI from the exons aTGCCCCACCTGTACCAGGACTCGAAGCCGAGGccgccggcgctgcccggggcTGCACGGACCACCCAGGGCTCGGGCAAGTCCTACGAGGAGCTCAAGCAGGAGTGTCTGCGCAAGGGGGTTCTCTTCGAGGACCCCGACTTCCCCGCCTGCAgctcctctctcttcttcagCGAAAAGCCACCTATTCCCTTCATCTGGAAGAGGCCCGGG TTTTGGCAGCACAACGAGTGGCTGGATGTTGTGATTGATGATCGATTACCCACCTTCAACGGCCGGTTGGTTTTCCTGCACTCAGCTGAACGCAATGAATTCTGGAGTGCTTTACTAGAGAAAGCCTATGCCAA gctgaatGGCAGCTACGAGGCTCTGAAAGGAGGCAGTACAATAGAAGCCATGGAGGATTTCACTGGGGGCGTAGGAGAAATGTATGAGGTCAAAAAGGCTCCTGACAATTTCTGTGAAATCCTAGAGAAAGCTCTGAAAAGATGTTCAATGGTGGGCTGCTCTATTGAT ACCAGCAGTGCTGCCGAGTCAGAAGCCAGAACCCCCTTTGGCCTTATAAAGGGCCATGCTTACTCCGTGACTGGCATCGATGAG gTGCGCTATCGAGGCCAGCAAGTGCGGCTCATAAGGATAAGGAACCCTTGGGGACAGGTTGAGTGGAACGGCCCTTGGAGTGACAA CTCTCTGGAATGGCGTTTGGTCAGCCCATCGGAGCAGAAACGCCTATCTCAGGCAGCACTGGATGATGGAGAGTTCTG GATGAAATTTGAAGACTTCAAAGTGCATTTTGACAAGGTTGACATCTGCAACTTGACTCCAGATGCCCTGGAAGACAGCACTGCCCACAAGTGGGAGGTGACCATCCACCAGGGGAGCTGGGTCCGGGGATCCACTGCAGGAGGATGCAGGAATTTTCTAG AAACTTTCTGGACAAATCCACAAATCAAGCTGCATTTGACAGAGAAAGACGATGGGCAAGATGACTGCACATTCATAGCAGCACTGATGCAAAAGGATCGCCGTAAACTCAAGAAGTTTGGCGCTGAAATGCTAACGATTGGCTACTCTATTTATGAG AGCCCCAGCAGAGATGGACACCTGGGCAAAGACTTCTTCAGGTACCACCCCTCCAAGGCCAGGAGCAAAACCTACATTAATTTAAGGGAAGTATCCAACCGATTCAAGCTGCCACCAGGCGATTACATTCTTATTCCGACCACGTTTGAGCCGCACCAAGAGGCAGATTTCTGCCTGAGGATTTTCTCCGAGAAGAAGGCCATCACTGA ggATCTAGATGAAAACGTTGCCATTGATCTCCCTGAG CCTCCAAACCCAACCCCAAGTccacaagaaacagaagaagaaaaacagttccGGGCACTGTTTGAGCAGATTGCAGGAAAG gacaTGGAGGTATCTGCAGAAGAACTTGAATATGTTCTGAatgctgtattaaaaaaaa CTAAGAACATCAAATTCAAGAACTTAAGTATAATTTCATGCCGAAATATCATTTCTCTTATGGAT ACCAGTGGCAACGGGAAACTGGAATTTAATGAGTTCAcagttttctgggaaaaaatgaagaaatggatA AATATCTTTCTTCAATTTGACTTTGATAAATCGGGCTCCATGTCCTCCTATGAGCTTCGCAGTGCTCTTAAAGCTGCAG GATACCAACTCAACAACTACCTGCTGCAACTGATTGTCCTCCGATACTCTGATGAACAGTTCCAGATTGAATTTGATGATTTTCTGAACTGCTTAATTCGCTTAGAGAATGCAAGTC gagTATTCCAAGCACTGAGTGTGAAAAGCAAGGAGTTCATTAACCTGAATATAGGCGAG TTCATCAACCTGGCAATGAACATTTGA
- the CAPN9 gene encoding calpain-9 isoform X1: MPHLYQDSKPRPPALPGAARTTQGSGKSYEELKQECLRKGVLFEDPDFPACSSSLFFSEKPPIPFIWKRPGDIVKDPKFILGGATRTDICQGDLGDCWLLAAIASLTLNEKTLARVVPLDQNFGPDYAGIFHFQFWQHNEWLDVVIDDRLPTFNGRLVFLHSAERNEFWSALLEKAYAKLNGSYEALKGGSTIEAMEDFTGGVGEMYEVKKAPDNFCEILEKALKRCSMVGCSIDTSSAAESEARTPFGLIKGHAYSVTGIDEVRYRGQQVRLIRIRNPWGQVEWNGPWSDNSLEWRLVSPSEQKRLSQAALDDGEFWMKFEDFKVHFDKVDICNLTPDALEDSTAHKWEVTIHQGSWVRGSTAGGCRNFLETFWTNPQIKLHLTEKDDGQDDCTFIAALMQKDRRKLKKFGAEMLTIGYSIYESPSRDGHLGKDFFRYHPSKARSKTYINLREVSNRFKLPPGDYILIPTTFEPHQEADFCLRIFSEKKAITEDLDENVAIDLPEPPNPTPSPQETEEEKQFRALFEQIAGKDMEVSAEELEYVLNAVLKKTKNIKFKNLSIISCRNIISLMDTSGNGKLEFNEFTVFWEKMKKWINIFLQFDFDKSGSMSSYELRSALKAAGYQLNNYLLQLIVLRYSDEQFQIEFDDFLNCLIRLENASRVFQALSVKSKEFINLNIGEFINLAMNI, from the exons aTGCCCCACCTGTACCAGGACTCGAAGCCGAGGccgccggcgctgcccggggcTGCACGGACCACCCAGGGCTCGGGCAAGTCCTACGAGGAGCTCAAGCAGGAGTGTCTGCGCAAGGGGGTTCTCTTCGAGGACCCCGACTTCCCCGCCTGCAgctcctctctcttcttcagCGAAAAGCCACCTATTCCCTTCATCTGGAAGAGGCCCGGG GACATTGTCAAAGACCCCAAGTTTATCCTTGGAGGAGCCACAAGAACTGACATTTGCCAAGGGGACCTTG GTGACTGTTGGCTATTAGCAGCCATAGCTTCTCTCACACTGAATGAAAAAACACTAGCAAGAGTGGTGCCACTGGATCAAAATTTTGGGCCAGATTATGCTGGAATATTTCACTTCCAG TTTTGGCAGCACAACGAGTGGCTGGATGTTGTGATTGATGATCGATTACCCACCTTCAACGGCCGGTTGGTTTTCCTGCACTCAGCTGAACGCAATGAATTCTGGAGTGCTTTACTAGAGAAAGCCTATGCCAA gctgaatGGCAGCTACGAGGCTCTGAAAGGAGGCAGTACAATAGAAGCCATGGAGGATTTCACTGGGGGCGTAGGAGAAATGTATGAGGTCAAAAAGGCTCCTGACAATTTCTGTGAAATCCTAGAGAAAGCTCTGAAAAGATGTTCAATGGTGGGCTGCTCTATTGAT ACCAGCAGTGCTGCCGAGTCAGAAGCCAGAACCCCCTTTGGCCTTATAAAGGGCCATGCTTACTCCGTGACTGGCATCGATGAG gTGCGCTATCGAGGCCAGCAAGTGCGGCTCATAAGGATAAGGAACCCTTGGGGACAGGTTGAGTGGAACGGCCCTTGGAGTGACAA CTCTCTGGAATGGCGTTTGGTCAGCCCATCGGAGCAGAAACGCCTATCTCAGGCAGCACTGGATGATGGAGAGTTCTG GATGAAATTTGAAGACTTCAAAGTGCATTTTGACAAGGTTGACATCTGCAACTTGACTCCAGATGCCCTGGAAGACAGCACTGCCCACAAGTGGGAGGTGACCATCCACCAGGGGAGCTGGGTCCGGGGATCCACTGCAGGAGGATGCAGGAATTTTCTAG AAACTTTCTGGACAAATCCACAAATCAAGCTGCATTTGACAGAGAAAGACGATGGGCAAGATGACTGCACATTCATAGCAGCACTGATGCAAAAGGATCGCCGTAAACTCAAGAAGTTTGGCGCTGAAATGCTAACGATTGGCTACTCTATTTATGAG AGCCCCAGCAGAGATGGACACCTGGGCAAAGACTTCTTCAGGTACCACCCCTCCAAGGCCAGGAGCAAAACCTACATTAATTTAAGGGAAGTATCCAACCGATTCAAGCTGCCACCAGGCGATTACATTCTTATTCCGACCACGTTTGAGCCGCACCAAGAGGCAGATTTCTGCCTGAGGATTTTCTCCGAGAAGAAGGCCATCACTGA ggATCTAGATGAAAACGTTGCCATTGATCTCCCTGAG CCTCCAAACCCAACCCCAAGTccacaagaaacagaagaagaaaaacagttccGGGCACTGTTTGAGCAGATTGCAGGAAAG gacaTGGAGGTATCTGCAGAAGAACTTGAATATGTTCTGAatgctgtattaaaaaaaa CTAAGAACATCAAATTCAAGAACTTAAGTATAATTTCATGCCGAAATATCATTTCTCTTATGGAT ACCAGTGGCAACGGGAAACTGGAATTTAATGAGTTCAcagttttctgggaaaaaatgaagaaatggatA AATATCTTTCTTCAATTTGACTTTGATAAATCGGGCTCCATGTCCTCCTATGAGCTTCGCAGTGCTCTTAAAGCTGCAG GATACCAACTCAACAACTACCTGCTGCAACTGATTGTCCTCCGATACTCTGATGAACAGTTCCAGATTGAATTTGATGATTTTCTGAACTGCTTAATTCGCTTAGAGAATGCAAGTC gagTATTCCAAGCACTGAGTGTGAAAAGCAAGGAGTTCATTAACCTGAATATAGGCGAG TTCATCAACCTGGCAATGAACATTTGA
- the CAPN9 gene encoding calpain-9 isoform X2: MPHLYQDSKPRPPALPGAARTTQGSGKSYEELKQECLRKGVLFEDPDFPACSSSLFFSEKPPIPFIWKRPGDIVKDPKFILGGATRTDICQGDLGDCWLLAAIASLTLNEKTLARVVPLDQNFGPDYAGIFHFQFWQHNEWLDVVIDDRLPTFNGRLVFLHSAERNEFWSALLEKAYAKLNGSYEALKGGSTIEAMEDFTGGVGEMYEVKKAPDNFCEILEKALKRCSMVGCSIDTSSAAESEARTPFGLIKGHAYSVTGIDEVRYRGQQVRLIRIRNPWGQVEWNGPWSDKMKFEDFKVHFDKVDICNLTPDALEDSTAHKWEVTIHQGSWVRGSTAGGCRNFLETFWTNPQIKLHLTEKDDGQDDCTFIAALMQKDRRKLKKFGAEMLTIGYSIYESPSRDGHLGKDFFRYHPSKARSKTYINLREVSNRFKLPPGDYILIPTTFEPHQEADFCLRIFSEKKAITEDLDENVAIDLPEPPNPTPSPQETEEEKQFRALFEQIAGKDMEVSAEELEYVLNAVLKKTKNIKFKNLSIISCRNIISLMDTSGNGKLEFNEFTVFWEKMKKWINIFLQFDFDKSGSMSSYELRSALKAAGYQLNNYLLQLIVLRYSDEQFQIEFDDFLNCLIRLENASRVFQALSVKSKEFINLNIGEFINLAMNI; encoded by the exons aTGCCCCACCTGTACCAGGACTCGAAGCCGAGGccgccggcgctgcccggggcTGCACGGACCACCCAGGGCTCGGGCAAGTCCTACGAGGAGCTCAAGCAGGAGTGTCTGCGCAAGGGGGTTCTCTTCGAGGACCCCGACTTCCCCGCCTGCAgctcctctctcttcttcagCGAAAAGCCACCTATTCCCTTCATCTGGAAGAGGCCCGGG GACATTGTCAAAGACCCCAAGTTTATCCTTGGAGGAGCCACAAGAACTGACATTTGCCAAGGGGACCTTG GTGACTGTTGGCTATTAGCAGCCATAGCTTCTCTCACACTGAATGAAAAAACACTAGCAAGAGTGGTGCCACTGGATCAAAATTTTGGGCCAGATTATGCTGGAATATTTCACTTCCAG TTTTGGCAGCACAACGAGTGGCTGGATGTTGTGATTGATGATCGATTACCCACCTTCAACGGCCGGTTGGTTTTCCTGCACTCAGCTGAACGCAATGAATTCTGGAGTGCTTTACTAGAGAAAGCCTATGCCAA gctgaatGGCAGCTACGAGGCTCTGAAAGGAGGCAGTACAATAGAAGCCATGGAGGATTTCACTGGGGGCGTAGGAGAAATGTATGAGGTCAAAAAGGCTCCTGACAATTTCTGTGAAATCCTAGAGAAAGCTCTGAAAAGATGTTCAATGGTGGGCTGCTCTATTGAT ACCAGCAGTGCTGCCGAGTCAGAAGCCAGAACCCCCTTTGGCCTTATAAAGGGCCATGCTTACTCCGTGACTGGCATCGATGAG gTGCGCTATCGAGGCCAGCAAGTGCGGCTCATAAGGATAAGGAACCCTTGGGGACAGGTTGAGTGGAACGGCCCTTGGAGTGACAA GATGAAATTTGAAGACTTCAAAGTGCATTTTGACAAGGTTGACATCTGCAACTTGACTCCAGATGCCCTGGAAGACAGCACTGCCCACAAGTGGGAGGTGACCATCCACCAGGGGAGCTGGGTCCGGGGATCCACTGCAGGAGGATGCAGGAATTTTCTAG AAACTTTCTGGACAAATCCACAAATCAAGCTGCATTTGACAGAGAAAGACGATGGGCAAGATGACTGCACATTCATAGCAGCACTGATGCAAAAGGATCGCCGTAAACTCAAGAAGTTTGGCGCTGAAATGCTAACGATTGGCTACTCTATTTATGAG AGCCCCAGCAGAGATGGACACCTGGGCAAAGACTTCTTCAGGTACCACCCCTCCAAGGCCAGGAGCAAAACCTACATTAATTTAAGGGAAGTATCCAACCGATTCAAGCTGCCACCAGGCGATTACATTCTTATTCCGACCACGTTTGAGCCGCACCAAGAGGCAGATTTCTGCCTGAGGATTTTCTCCGAGAAGAAGGCCATCACTGA ggATCTAGATGAAAACGTTGCCATTGATCTCCCTGAG CCTCCAAACCCAACCCCAAGTccacaagaaacagaagaagaaaaacagttccGGGCACTGTTTGAGCAGATTGCAGGAAAG gacaTGGAGGTATCTGCAGAAGAACTTGAATATGTTCTGAatgctgtattaaaaaaaa CTAAGAACATCAAATTCAAGAACTTAAGTATAATTTCATGCCGAAATATCATTTCTCTTATGGAT ACCAGTGGCAACGGGAAACTGGAATTTAATGAGTTCAcagttttctgggaaaaaatgaagaaatggatA AATATCTTTCTTCAATTTGACTTTGATAAATCGGGCTCCATGTCCTCCTATGAGCTTCGCAGTGCTCTTAAAGCTGCAG GATACCAACTCAACAACTACCTGCTGCAACTGATTGTCCTCCGATACTCTGATGAACAGTTCCAGATTGAATTTGATGATTTTCTGAACTGCTTAATTCGCTTAGAGAATGCAAGTC gagTATTCCAAGCACTGAGTGTGAAAAGCAAGGAGTTCATTAACCTGAATATAGGCGAG TTCATCAACCTGGCAATGAACATTTGA